From the Senegalimassilia faecalis genome, one window contains:
- a CDS encoding MATE family efflux transporter, whose product MSTKKNSIDMLHGPLPGKIILFAIPLALSSILQQLFNSADAIVAGRFIGSTALAAIGGVSPVITLLIGLFVGLSIGANVAIAIHIGHKELDRVHGAVQTTAIVTLVSSVALTAVGVFATEPILDAIDIPADARAEATGYLQAYFAGIVFFLVYNFGSAVLRAKGDTRRPLYALAVAVALNIVLNVVAVTVFDGGVVGIAVATDVSNAAAAGIIVWMLLHEEEAFRLDVQHLFVDADTLRTILYIGVPSGLQSVVFSLSNVAIQAAINGFGTAATAGSAAAMNYEYYTYFFVSAFSQAAVTFIGQNFAAGKLKRCDTVFRFCMGAAVVCAVVLSVLFVAAGNLALGAFTTDATAVAFGFVRLWHVELLECMPASYEVTAGALRGMGWSVLPTVVVVVGSCVLRIIYVFALFGAFGTFDALMNIYPVTWGITGATMLGLYVFARRRAYAQVAARKGVKLA is encoded by the coding sequence ATGAGCACAAAGAAAAACAGCATCGACATGCTGCATGGGCCTTTGCCCGGCAAAATCATCCTGTTCGCCATTCCGCTGGCCTTAAGCAGCATCTTGCAGCAGCTTTTCAATTCGGCCGATGCCATTGTGGCCGGTCGGTTTATCGGCTCGACCGCGCTTGCCGCCATCGGCGGCGTGTCGCCGGTCATCACGCTGCTGATCGGCCTGTTCGTAGGGCTTTCCATCGGGGCGAACGTGGCCATTGCCATCCACATCGGGCACAAAGAGCTTGACCGCGTGCACGGCGCGGTGCAGACGACGGCCATCGTGACGCTGGTCAGTTCGGTGGCGCTGACCGCGGTGGGCGTGTTTGCGACCGAGCCCATCCTTGACGCCATCGACATCCCCGCCGATGCGCGCGCGGAGGCAACCGGGTACCTGCAAGCCTATTTTGCGGGCATCGTATTCTTCTTGGTGTACAACTTCGGATCGGCCGTGCTGCGCGCGAAAGGCGATACGCGCCGCCCGCTGTACGCGCTTGCCGTGGCCGTAGCGCTCAACATCGTGCTGAACGTGGTTGCCGTGACGGTGTTTGACGGTGGCGTCGTGGGCATTGCCGTGGCAACCGACGTTTCCAACGCCGCTGCGGCTGGCATCATCGTGTGGATGCTGTTGCACGAGGAAGAGGCGTTCCGGCTTGACGTGCAGCATCTGTTCGTAGACGCCGACACGCTGCGGACGATTCTGTACATCGGCGTGCCGTCCGGGTTGCAAAGCGTGGTGTTCTCGCTGTCCAACGTTGCCATCCAGGCGGCCATCAACGGATTCGGCACGGCCGCTACGGCAGGTTCTGCGGCGGCGATGAACTACGAGTACTACACCTATTTCTTCGTGAGCGCGTTTTCACAGGCCGCGGTGACGTTTATCGGGCAGAACTTCGCCGCCGGCAAGCTGAAGCGCTGCGACACGGTGTTCCGCTTCTGCATGGGCGCGGCCGTGGTGTGCGCCGTGGTGCTGAGCGTGCTTTTCGTTGCCGCCGGTAACCTGGCGCTGGGCGCCTTTACCACTGATGCGACCGCCGTGGCGTTCGGATTCGTGCGCCTGTGGCACGTGGAGCTTCTTGAGTGCATGCCCGCAAGTTACGAAGTGACGGCCGGCGCGCTGCGCGGCATGGGGTGGTCCGTGCTGCCAACCGTGGTGGTGGTTGTGGGTTCGTGCGTGCTGCGCATCATCTACGTGTTCGCGCTGTTCGGCGCATTCGGCACCTTTGATGCGCTTATGAACATTTACCCCGTGACCTGGGGAATTACCGGTGCGACCATGCTGGGGTTGTACGTATTCGCACGCAGGCGTGCCTACGCGCAGGTTGCCGCGCGCAAAGGCGTGAAGTTGGCGTAG
- a CDS encoding thiamine phosphate synthase, producing MSMRDVLDISAYLVLGPENTLGRPVADVAGQAISVGFTCVQVRSKECSARELIACTAAVADEIARLGATDRVALLVDDRLDVVYAARQQGMKVDGVHVGQTDIPVEACRSLLGPDAIVGLSARADEMLEYVKTADMSLVDYLGVGPLHETPTKRDCGLASDGTIITKSLDDLRDLHIASPVPIVVGGGVKVADIPLVAQTGVDGFFVVSAVCGAENPQAAAAELVKAWQSAKNN from the coding sequence ATGAGCATGCGTGATGTTCTCGATATCTCGGCTTACCTGGTGCTTGGCCCTGAAAACACGCTTGGCAGGCCCGTTGCCGATGTTGCCGGCCAGGCCATCAGCGTGGGGTTCACGTGCGTGCAGGTGCGCTCGAAAGAATGTTCGGCGCGTGAGCTTATTGCATGCACGGCGGCCGTTGCGGATGAGATCGCACGGCTGGGCGCCACCGATCGCGTGGCGCTTCTGGTGGACGACCGCCTCGACGTGGTGTACGCCGCTCGCCAGCAAGGCATGAAGGTCGATGGCGTGCACGTTGGCCAAACCGACATTCCCGTGGAAGCGTGCCGCAGCCTGCTTGGTCCCGATGCCATCGTGGGCCTGTCGGCTCGTGCAGACGAGATGCTCGAATACGTGAAAACGGCTGACATGTCGCTGGTAGATTACCTGGGCGTGGGCCCGCTGCACGAAACGCCCACGAAGCGCGATTGCGGCCTTGCCTCCGATGGTACCATCATTACGAAAAGCCTCGATGACCTGCGCGATCTGCACATTGCCAGCCCGGTTCCCATCGTGGTGGGCGGGGGAGTGAAGGTGGCGGACATCCCGCTGGTGGCGCAAACCGGCGTCGACGGCTTCTTCGTCGTTTCGGCAGTCTGCGGCGCAGAAAACCCCCAAGCCGCCGCAGCCGAACTCGTAAAAGCCTGGCAATCAGCCAAGAACAACTAG
- a CDS encoding MFS transporter, with the protein MSAAATAPAGAQLPSRARGNAMILVLALSCFVFGCAYQYILGVPDQVAEIVGIDLSQVSLMMGVYGVCNAIGTPLLVMALTPRGPKTLLLVSLALMAAGMAVCAATPFYPIILAGRAIMGVGNGSFAATAYIAASRIAGPARSASAMSNVALGFSASFVFALPAARVLRDVITWQQAYWVLVAAAAFAFIVIALAVKIPDVPTSSSFSSQRATDVLRVFKNPCVVLPLACTALMFVGYASMNTYITPFMEGVLPDPAWVSGALFAFGLMSMVGSKASGWAADRFGSAPAVIGCVALQAATLVALGISAGSWAAALVAACLWTGISWGFLPAQNSFIMLNAGDDAAFAVSLSNSSLQLGSALGAFVAGGFIACLPLSAMPFLSAAFTLVAVVAEVAALRLARRR; encoded by the coding sequence GTGAGCGCGGCCGCTACGGCGCCCGCGGGCGCGCAGCTGCCAAGCCGTGCCCGCGGCAACGCCATGATTTTGGTGCTCGCGCTCAGCTGCTTCGTGTTCGGCTGCGCCTACCAGTACATCCTCGGCGTTCCCGATCAGGTGGCTGAAATCGTTGGCATCGACTTGTCGCAGGTCAGCCTTATGATGGGCGTGTACGGCGTGTGCAATGCCATCGGCACGCCGCTTTTGGTGATGGCGCTCACGCCGCGCGGGCCGAAAACGCTGCTGCTTGTCAGCCTTGCGCTTATGGCGGCGGGCATGGCCGTGTGCGCCGCCACGCCCTTCTATCCGATTATCCTTGCAGGTCGAGCCATCATGGGCGTGGGCAACGGATCGTTCGCGGCCACGGCCTATATCGCTGCCAGCCGCATCGCCGGCCCCGCGCGCAGCGCTTCGGCCATGTCGAACGTGGCGCTCGGGTTCAGCGCGTCGTTCGTGTTCGCGTTGCCGGCCGCACGCGTGCTGCGCGACGTCATCACGTGGCAGCAAGCGTATTGGGTGCTGGTAGCGGCGGCGGCCTTTGCGTTCATCGTTATCGCGCTGGCCGTGAAGATCCCCGATGTGCCCACGTCGTCGTCATTTTCGTCGCAGCGCGCAACCGATGTGCTGCGCGTGTTCAAGAACCCCTGCGTGGTGCTGCCGCTTGCCTGCACGGCGCTCATGTTCGTGGGCTACGCGTCCATGAACACCTACATCACGCCGTTCATGGAAGGCGTGCTGCCCGATCCCGCGTGGGTAAGCGGCGCGCTGTTCGCATTCGGCCTTATGAGCATGGTGGGATCGAAGGCCAGCGGCTGGGCGGCCGACCGCTTCGGCTCGGCGCCGGCCGTCATTGGCTGCGTTGCGCTGCAGGCTGCAACGCTGGTGGCGCTTGGCATCTCCGCGGGCTCTTGGGCGGCCGCGTTGGTGGCGGCGTGTCTGTGGACGGGCATCTCCTGGGGCTTTCTGCCGGCGCAAAACTCGTTCATTATGTTGAACGCCGGCGACGACGCGGCGTTCGCCGTCAGCCTGTCGAATTCGTCGCTGCAGTTAGGAAGCGCGCTCGGCGCGTTCGTGGCCGGCGGATTCATCGCGTGCCTGCCGCTTTCGGCTATGCCGTTTCTGTCTGCGGCGTTCACGCTTGTGGCCGTTGTCGCCGAGGTGGCTGCGCTGCGTCTGGCGCGCCGTCGTTAG
- the thiM gene encoding hydroxyethylthiazole kinase: MIEQSQLKEDIVQAAQNVRANNPMAGSITNTVTIDFVANAQLAAGGSAAMVYLPDEGETLVAAGGAVYLNMGTLFPVYEETIPRTAAAAQAAGKPWVLDPVGIGIGSLRTKLLSQLKEYKPAIVRGNASEIIALAGLWDLSGSAEDLSRARGVDTTDTVEAARDAAVALARFTGGAVVVSGKSDLVTDGKSVVISHGGSSLMGKVTGFGCSQGGVLAVYATQTDPFTAAVAAVNHYNFSGRAAAAKAAAPASFKAAFLDSLYLATPEDIANNSMEIQEA; encoded by the coding sequence ATGATCGAGCAGTCTCAGCTCAAGGAAGACATCGTCCAAGCGGCGCAAAACGTCCGCGCGAACAACCCCATGGCCGGGTCCATCACGAACACCGTCACCATCGACTTCGTGGCGAACGCCCAGCTTGCCGCTGGCGGCTCGGCGGCCATGGTCTATCTGCCCGACGAAGGCGAAACGCTTGTCGCCGCAGGTGGCGCCGTGTATCTGAACATGGGCACGCTGTTCCCCGTGTACGAGGAAACCATCCCGCGCACGGCCGCCGCGGCCCAAGCGGCAGGAAAGCCCTGGGTGCTCGATCCGGTGGGCATCGGCATCGGCAGCCTGCGCACGAAGCTGCTTAGCCAGCTGAAAGAGTACAAGCCGGCCATCGTGCGCGGCAACGCTTCCGAGATCATCGCGCTGGCGGGCCTGTGGGATCTTTCCGGCAGTGCCGAGGACCTCTCGCGCGCTCGCGGCGTCGACACCACCGACACGGTGGAAGCCGCGCGCGATGCCGCGGTGGCGCTTGCGCGCTTTACGGGCGGCGCCGTTGTTGTTTCGGGCAAGTCAGACCTGGTCACCGATGGAAAATCGGTGGTCATCAGCCACGGTGGCAGCTCGCTTATGGGCAAGGTGACGGGCTTTGGCTGCTCGCAGGGCGGCGTGCTGGCCGTGTACGCTACGCAAACCGACCCGTTCACGGCTGCGGTTGCCGCGGTGAACCACTACAACTTCTCCGGCCGCGCGGCAGCAGCGAAGGCAGCGGCGCCGGCAAGCTTCAAAGCGGCGTTTCTCGACAGCCTCTACCTTGCCACGCCCGAGGACATCGCGAACAACTCCATGGAAATCCAGGAGGCGTAA
- the cysS gene encoding cysteine--tRNA ligase has protein sequence MLKIYDTKLREKVPFETLKHGEISMYVCGPTVYNYIHIGNARTFVSFDIIRRYLSWRGFKVKFVSNITDVDDKIIKKANEEGRTAAEVAAEYSQAFLDDMHALNVEDPDVRPRATEEIPDMIQLIQELIDGGHAYEVEGDVYFSVRSYPDYGALSGRNIDEMEGGHRELRADGQGLEDRKRDPLDFALWKAAKPGEPSWESPWGQGRPGWHIECSAMSRKYLGLPFDIHGGGADLVFPHHENERAQSEAACGCTFANHWMHGGMLQINHEKMSKSLGNFLLLRDILKTTSPNVLRFLMLQTHYRSPLDFSKERLDEAESALSRIENCVRNMDWQMQNAQDIPSPLDTQAVMKNSKCARVDFVLAMDDDFNAPRALGVVFDLVSYVNSEIADKTLSLSDVPAVRDVRETITTLMRVFGVEVAPQDYEEVETYPAEVVDLAKQVAGYEGADAHEAVDALLEARATARKEKNWAVADAVRDGLTGLGFTIEDTPQGARVSFEA, from the coding sequence ATGCTCAAGATCTACGACACCAAACTGCGCGAGAAGGTTCCCTTCGAAACGCTCAAGCACGGCGAAATCAGCATGTACGTGTGCGGCCCCACCGTGTACAACTACATCCACATCGGCAACGCTCGCACGTTCGTCAGCTTCGACATCATCCGCCGCTACCTTTCGTGGCGCGGCTTCAAGGTGAAGTTCGTGTCGAACATCACCGACGTAGACGACAAAATCATCAAGAAAGCCAACGAGGAAGGTCGCACCGCCGCTGAGGTGGCTGCCGAGTATTCGCAGGCGTTCCTTGATGACATGCACGCGCTCAACGTCGAAGACCCCGACGTGCGTCCGCGTGCCACCGAGGAAATCCCCGACATGATCCAGCTCATCCAAGAGCTCATTGACGGCGGGCACGCCTACGAGGTCGAAGGCGACGTGTACTTCAGCGTGCGCAGCTACCCCGACTACGGCGCGCTGTCCGGCCGCAACATCGACGAGATGGAAGGCGGCCATCGCGAGCTGCGCGCCGACGGCCAAGGCCTTGAGGACCGCAAGCGCGACCCGCTTGACTTCGCCTTGTGGAAGGCTGCCAAGCCGGGCGAGCCTTCGTGGGAAAGCCCGTGGGGCCAGGGCCGTCCGGGCTGGCACATCGAGTGCTCAGCCATGTCGCGCAAGTACCTGGGCCTGCCGTTCGACATTCACGGAGGTGGCGCCGACCTGGTGTTCCCGCATCATGAAAACGAGCGCGCCCAGTCCGAGGCCGCGTGCGGCTGCACGTTCGCCAACCACTGGATGCACGGCGGCATGCTGCAGATCAACCACGAGAAAATGAGCAAGTCGCTCGGCAACTTCCTGCTGCTGCGCGACATCCTGAAAACCACGTCGCCGAACGTGCTGCGCTTCCTTATGCTGCAAACGCACTACCGCAGCCCGCTTGACTTCTCGAAGGAGCGCCTCGACGAGGCCGAGTCCGCGCTGTCGCGTATCGAGAATTGCGTGCGCAACATGGATTGGCAGATGCAAAACGCCCAGGACATCCCCAGTCCGCTTGATACCCAGGCCGTCATGAAGAACTCGAAGTGCGCTCGCGTGGATTTCGTGCTGGCAATGGACGACGACTTCAATGCCCCGCGTGCGCTTGGCGTTGTGTTCGACCTGGTCAGCTATGTGAATTCCGAAATCGCCGACAAAACGCTCAGCCTGTCTGACGTGCCGGCCGTGCGCGATGTTCGCGAAACCATCACCACGCTTATGCGCGTATTCGGCGTAGAGGTTGCCCCGCAGGATTACGAAGAGGTCGAAACGTACCCGGCCGAGGTCGTTGACCTGGCAAAACAGGTTGCCGGCTACGAAGGTGCCGATGCGCACGAGGCCGTTGACGCGCTGCTTGAGGCGCGCGCAACCGCCCGCAAGGAAAAGAACTGGGCCGTGGCCGACGCCGTGCGCGACGGTTTGACGGGCCTTGGCTTCACCATCGAGGACACGCCGCAGGGCGCGCGCGTCTCCTTTGAGGCGTAA
- a CDS encoding thiamine-binding protein, translating into MNTLVAVAIAPFGVGDELADNVAEVVRVIRESGLPNKTYSMFTEIEGEWDEVMRVVRDATFVLAEKGIRTEVVLKADIRPGFSNMMEKKVESVDAIIGKPAAAPAQPAQARSDAQWKERS; encoded by the coding sequence ATGAATACGCTGGTAGCGGTGGCAATCGCCCCGTTCGGCGTTGGCGATGAGCTTGCGGACAACGTCGCCGAGGTGGTGCGCGTCATCCGCGAGTCGGGCCTGCCGAACAAAACATACTCCATGTTCACGGAAATCGAAGGCGAATGGGACGAGGTCATGCGCGTCGTGCGCGATGCCACGTTCGTCCTTGCGGAAAAGGGTATCCGAACGGAAGTCGTCCTCAAAGCCGACATCCGCCCTGGCTTCAGCAACATGATGGAGAAAAAGGTCGAAAGCGTCGATGCGATTATCGGGAAACCGGCCGCCGCGCCCGCGCAACCCGCGCAAGCGCGAAGCGACGCCCAGTGGAAGGAGCGCTCATGA
- a CDS encoding U32 family peptidase C-terminal domain-containing protein yields the protein MTDFSATELLAPAGGRSQLEAAVRFGADAVYLAADKFGMRQRAENFTLDDIPSAVAFAHGAGAKVYVTVNTLMSQADIAALPPYLEALDASGADALIVSDLGAFSLARRYAPHMELHVSTQASVMNAEAARTWYDLGASRVVVAREMSVEDIAELRAQAPRELEIEAFVHGAMCMAYSGRCMLSAAMTGRSGNKGFCAQPCRWSYALVEEKRPGAYYPIEEDVRGTYVMNAHDLCMIEHLDDLARAGVNSFKIEGRNKRAFYVATVVHAYRAVMDGTGPASVMSDLHAISHRPYGTGFFYGQPSQRQERDGYDKDYLHAATVTACQQVEEGTWRIQATCHNRFCEGDELEILTPRKPIAAARVQGLTWLAKSQEGDVYPQPVPMANRTMETYAFESRIAMQPGDLLRIRIQQTAEEAVQA from the coding sequence ATGACTGATTTCTCCGCAACCGAATTGCTTGCTCCGGCAGGTGGGCGCAGCCAGCTTGAGGCGGCGGTGCGTTTCGGCGCCGATGCGGTGTACCTTGCCGCCGACAAGTTCGGCATGCGCCAGCGCGCCGAGAACTTCACGCTCGACGACATCCCCAGCGCGGTGGCGTTCGCCCACGGCGCGGGTGCGAAGGTGTACGTTACCGTGAACACGCTCATGAGCCAAGCCGACATCGCAGCGCTGCCGCCGTATCTGGAAGCGCTTGATGCTTCGGGCGCCGACGCGCTCATCGTCAGCGACTTGGGGGCATTTTCCCTGGCTCGCCGCTACGCGCCGCATATGGAGCTGCACGTCAGCACGCAGGCATCGGTCATGAACGCCGAAGCGGCCCGCACCTGGTATGACTTGGGCGCCTCGCGCGTGGTGGTTGCACGCGAAATGAGCGTGGAAGACATCGCCGAGCTGCGCGCTCAGGCTCCGCGCGAACTTGAGATCGAGGCGTTCGTGCACGGCGCCATGTGCATGGCCTATTCGGGCCGTTGCATGCTGTCGGCGGCCATGACGGGCCGCTCGGGCAACAAGGGCTTCTGCGCACAGCCGTGTCGTTGGAGCTATGCGCTGGTGGAGGAAAAGCGTCCCGGCGCGTACTATCCCATCGAGGAGGACGTGCGCGGCACGTACGTCATGAACGCGCACGACCTGTGCATGATCGAGCACCTCGACGACCTGGCGCGCGCCGGCGTGAACTCGTTCAAGATCGAAGGCCGTAACAAGCGCGCGTTTTACGTTGCCACGGTGGTGCACGCCTATCGCGCCGTCATGGACGGCACCGGCCCCGCGTCGGTCATGTCCGATTTGCATGCCATTTCGCACCGCCCTTACGGAACGGGCTTCTTCTACGGCCAGCCAAGCCAGCGCCAGGAACGCGACGGCTACGACAAAGACTACCTGCATGCAGCCACGGTTACGGCGTGTCAGCAGGTGGAGGAGGGCACCTGGCGCATTCAAGCAACCTGCCACAACCGGTTCTGCGAAGGCGACGAACTTGAAATCTTGACGCCGCGCAAGCCCATTGCGGCTGCGCGCGTGCAGGGGCTCACGTGGCTGGCAAAAAGCCAGGAAGGCGATGTGTACCCGCAGCCGGTGCCCATGGCGAACCGCACTATGGAAACCTATGCGTTTGAAAGCCGCATTGCCATGCAGCCGGGCGATTTGCTGCGCATCCGTATTCAGCAGACGGCAGAGGAAGCGGTGCAGGCGTGA